A stretch of the Medicago truncatula cultivar Jemalong A17 chromosome 5, MtrunA17r5.0-ANR, whole genome shotgun sequence genome encodes the following:
- the LOC120580682 gene encoding glutaredoxin-C9, with product MDIESSSISSTTPFKNMTPREMVTHLASSNVVVVFSSTDCCFSTVAKNLLFSLAVGPTVIELDRHASGSAILAALCQLSGDTRQPLPAVFVCGKFLGGVEILLAKHINGALIPLLKEAGALWL from the coding sequence ATGGATATTGAGTCTTCATCAATTTCATCCACAACACCATTCAAGAACATGACTCCTCGAGAGATGGTCACCCACCTTGCCTCCTCTAATGTCGTCGTTGTGTTCAGCTCCACCGACTGCTGTTTTTCCACCGTCGCCAAGAACCTCCTCTTCAGCCTTGCTGTAGGCCCCACTGTCATTGAGCTTGATCGGCATGCTTCCGGCTCCGCCATTCTTGCTGCCCTCTGCCAGCTTTCTGGTGACACCCGCCAGCCACTCCCTGCCGTCTTCGTCTGTGGAAAGTTTCTTGGTGGTGTGGAGATCTTGTTGGCCAAACACATCAATGGTGCACTCATTCCTCTTCTTAAGGAAGCTGGAGCTCTTTGGCtttga